The Oceanispirochaeta sp. nucleotide sequence ATCCCGGTGCTCTGGCCATGGCGAAAATGGGCGTAAACAAGGAGGATGGAATATCCATGAGATCATAGACTGCTCCTGAAAAGAAATCCACATTGGGGTAGATAGCCTTTTCTTTCTCATCCATCATTTCACGGAAGACCTTCTGAATTTCTTTCAGCATATTGTAATTCACCGAGTTTCCTTTTTTAGCAGAAAGAGTCTTCAGATATCCTTCCATCAGTACAGCCCGGGGATCCATGGCCTTGTAAACTCTGTGACCCATGCCCATAATCTTCCTCCTGGTCCGGCTGGCTTCTTCCAGAAAGGGCCTGACATCATTGACGGAATCGATTTCCTTGAGCATGCTCACGACCTTCTCATTGGCTCCGCCATGAAGAGAACCATAAAGAGACCCGATGGCGGCGGAAATACTGCAGTAACATGTGGAAAGGGATGACGCAACAACCCTGGCCGTAAATGTTGAGGCGTTCAGACCGTGCTCGGCATGAAGGATCAGACATTTATCCATGATCTCACCCTCTTCCCGGTCCGGGGCGACTCCCCGGAGCATGTAGAGGAAGTTGGCGCCATGATTCAGATCGTCCCGGGGAGCAATAGATTCCTGTCCATTCTTAATGCGGTGAAAGGCGGCGATAATAGTGGGTAACTGGGCAATCTGATGCAGTGTCTGCCGGCAGTTGCAATAGGCGGAGTGTTCAATCTTATGGTCTACATAGCCGCTGAGAAAATTGATGGAAGACTGAAGCAGTTCCATGGGGTGTGATTCCCGGGGGAAACTTCTGATCATATCCAGAATGGGAGGACTGATCTTGCGGGATTTTCTCATTTTTACTGTAAAATCATCCAGTTCCACCCGGTTGGGCAGATGACCGTAGAGAAGGAGATAAGAGGTTTCTTCAAAGCTGGAATACTTTTCAAGAACTTCTATGGGATAACCGTAATAGTACAACCTTCCTTCCTCACCATTGACCCTGCAGATGCTCGTCTTGGTAACAAAAACACCTTCCAAACCCTTATGAATCACTTCTTCTGACATCATCAAACTCCTTATTAGGACATTTCACTAGACTCCGGGACTTCCCGGAACCGGCTGGGTTTTACAAATCGATAAGAATCCTCCGGGGATCCTCGATATCCTTCTTCACGACATTCAGAAAACTCACCGCCTCTCTGCCATCCACGATCCTGTGATCATAGGTCAGGGCCAGGTACATCATGGGACGGATGACAATTTCATCATTTAAAACAACCGGTTTCTTCACAATAGAGTGCATCCCCAGTATGCCTGACTGACCGGGAGAGGGTATGGGAGTGGATAAC carries:
- a CDS encoding citrate/2-methylcitrate synthase; protein product: MSEEVIHKGLEGVFVTKTSICRVNGEEGRLYYYGYPIEVLEKYSSFEETSYLLLYGHLPNRVELDDFTVKMRKSRKISPPILDMIRSFPRESHPMELLQSSINFLSGYVDHKIEHSAYCNCRQTLHQIAQLPTIIAAFHRIKNGQESIAPRDDLNHGANFLYMLRGVAPDREEGEIMDKCLILHAEHGLNASTFTARVVASSLSTCYCSISAAIGSLYGSLHGGANEKVVSMLKEIDSVNDVRPFLEEASRTRRKIMGMGHRVYKAMDPRAVLMEGYLKTLSAKKGNSVNYNMLKEIQKVFREMMDEKEKAIYPNVDFFSGAVYDLMDIPSSLFTPIFAMARAPGWLSHILEQRQDNRIFRPKALFEGPLDREFIPIENR